A genomic region of Rhodospirillales bacterium contains the following coding sequences:
- a CDS encoding histidine phosphatase family protein has protein sequence MDLRWWWVRHAPVVGHRGELNGQKDVPCDTSDSRAFAALAAVLPADAVWVTSHLSRARDTAAAIVAAGRIAPALIIERDFSEQSFGDWAGYTWEEIALRDPAESRRFWTDPVGLAPPGGESFAALTARVAAAIERFSDGRAGDVIAVAHGGVIRAAVALALGLDPKQAMAVAVDNLSLTRLDRIAGGTLRGKGGAWRVVAVNRPPY, from the coding sequence ATGGATCTCCGCTGGTGGTGGGTGCGGCACGCGCCGGTGGTCGGCCATCGCGGCGAATTGAACGGCCAGAAGGACGTGCCGTGCGACACCTCGGATTCGCGCGCGTTCGCCGCGCTCGCCGCCGTCCTCCCCGCCGACGCGGTCTGGGTGACGAGCCATTTGTCCCGCGCCCGCGACACGGCGGCGGCCATCGTCGCCGCCGGCCGCATAGCGCCCGCGCTGATCATCGAAAGGGATTTTTCCGAACAGAGCTTCGGCGATTGGGCCGGCTACACCTGGGAGGAAATCGCCCTGCGCGATCCGGCCGAAAGCAGACGTTTCTGGACCGATCCGGTCGGCCTCGCGCCGCCCGGCGGCGAAAGCTTCGCCGCCCTGACGGCGCGGGTGGCGGCGGCGATCGAACGCTTCTCCGACGGGCGCGCGGGCGACGTTATCGCCGTCGCGCACGGGGGCGTGATCCGCGCGGCAGTCGCGCTCGCCCTCGGCCTCGATCCGAAACAGGCGATGGCGGTCGCGGTCGACAACCTTTCGCTCACGCGGCTCGACCGCATCGCCGGCGGCACGCTTCGCGGCAAGGGCGGCGCCTGGCGGGTGGTGGCGGTCAACCGCCCGCCCTATTGA
- a CDS encoding ABC transporter permease: protein MSARGPVPDDFALPPVERFSWRRVGALALRHIFVFRRSWPRVIDLLYWPVMNLLVWGFITNFFVAHSSWIVQAAGVFITGVLLWDVLFRTNLGVGLSFLEEMWARNLGQLFVSPLRPTEMMAGIVLVGSARALIAIVPAAILALPFFGFWVFSVGLPLYAFFVNLLVMGWWVGLFVSAVVLRFGLGAENICWAVLFLIAPIACVYYPVATLPAWLQGVAWALPTGYVFEGMRSVLLGEGFRVGLMAGAVLLNAVYGVLSALFFLKMFDVARVRGLLLRQGE, encoded by the coding sequence ATGAGCGCGCGCGGTCCTGTTCCCGACGACTTCGCGCTCCCGCCGGTGGAGCGGTTTTCGTGGCGCCGGGTGGGCGCGCTCGCGCTGCGCCATATCTTTGTCTTCCGCCGCTCGTGGCCGCGGGTCATCGACCTTCTCTACTGGCCGGTGATGAACCTGCTGGTGTGGGGGTTCATCACCAATTTTTTCGTCGCCCATTCGTCCTGGATCGTGCAGGCGGCGGGGGTGTTCATCACCGGCGTCCTGCTGTGGGACGTGCTGTTCCGCACCAACCTCGGCGTCGGCCTGTCGTTCCTGGAGGAAATGTGGGCGCGCAACCTGGGCCAGCTGTTCGTGAGCCCTCTCCGGCCCACGGAAATGATGGCGGGCATCGTCCTGGTCGGCTCGGCCCGCGCGCTGATCGCCATCGTCCCGGCGGCGATTTTGGCGCTGCCGTTCTTCGGCTTCTGGGTGTTCTCGGTCGGACTGCCGCTCTACGCCTTCTTCGTCAACCTGCTGGTGATGGGCTGGTGGGTCGGCCTGTTCGTGTCGGCGGTCGTTTTGCGCTTCGGCCTCGGCGCGGAAAACATCTGCTGGGCGGTCTTGTTCCTGATCGCGCCGATCGCCTGCGTCTATTATCCGGTGGCGACGCTCCCCGCCTGGCTGCAGGGCGTCGCCTGGGCGCTGCCGACCGGCTATGTGTTCGAGGGCATGCGTTCGGTGCTGCTGGGCGAAGGCTTCCGCGTCGGGCTGATGGCGGGCGCGGTCCTGCTCAACGCCGTCTACGGGGTATTGTCGGCGCTGTTCTTTCTCAAGATGTTCGACGTGGCGCGCGTGCGCGGGCTGCTGCTGAGGCAGGGGGAGTAA
- a CDS encoding ABC transporter ATP-binding protein, whose protein sequence is MNPRSIIAVDNAVKRFDFERRSARAIIPPPAVDRVSFRVAEGSATALLGGNGAGKSTTIAMLLGVLKPTSGSVTVLGVDMVADRYRALPWINFSSPYVDMPKKLSVRENLIVYGRLYGVAGVAARVAELAPVLGLEALLDRATGTLSAGEATRLSLAKALLNRPRLLLLDEPTASLDPDSGDWVRSLLEAYRRETGATLLIASHNMAEVERLCDRVLMMRAGKIVDDGAPAELIRRYGRANLEEVFLAIAREGVRPPTAMEGAASESSRQTFKGGEDAA, encoded by the coding sequence ATGAACCCGCGTTCGATCATCGCCGTCGACAACGCCGTCAAGCGCTTCGATTTTGAGCGGCGCTCGGCGCGCGCAATAATCCCGCCGCCGGCCGTCGACCGCGTGTCGTTCCGGGTGGCCGAAGGCTCGGCGACCGCGCTCCTCGGCGGCAACGGCGCCGGCAAGTCGACCACCATCGCCATGCTGCTCGGCGTCTTGAAGCCGACCTCGGGATCGGTCACCGTGCTCGGCGTCGACATGGTGGCGGACCGCTATCGCGCCCTACCGTGGATCAACTTCTCGTCGCCCTACGTCGACATGCCGAAGAAGCTTTCGGTGCGGGAAAACCTGATCGTCTACGGACGCCTCTACGGCGTCGCCGGCGTCGCGGCGCGCGTCGCCGAATTGGCGCCGGTCCTGGGCCTGGAGGCGCTGCTCGATCGCGCCACCGGCACGCTTTCCGCCGGGGAAGCGACCCGGCTGTCGCTGGCGAAGGCGCTGCTCAACCGCCCGCGCCTCTTGCTGCTGGACGAACCGACCGCGTCGCTGGATCCCGACAGCGGCGACTGGGTGCGATCCTTGCTCGAAGCCTACCGGCGCGAGACCGGCGCCACGCTCCTGATCGCGTCCCACAACATGGCCGAGGTCGAACGGCTCTGCGATCGCGTGCTGATGATGCGCGCGGGAAAAATCGTCGACGACGGCGCGCCCGCCGAACTGATCCGCCGCTACGGCCGCGCCAACCTGGAAGAGGTGTTTCTCGCCATCGCCCGCGAAGGCGTCCGGCCTCCTACGGCTATGGAGGGCGCCGCGAGCGAATCCTCGCGGCAAACATTTAAAGGCGGCGAGGACGCCGCATGA
- a CDS encoding EAL domain-containing protein, protein MANAPPAARPQEALLLEYVHQLEKIRDGRKMLHLHLSQLRPYNRRDTHLRTAAANFDPIVRAANGQIFQLRNGDIFFCYKKDIQVQVDNVVQRLRYLFGEDPLVSEEGAEGKEFATILDAATQYDDILYAARTANEAESKRGGEEKTREDARSRLKARQEKGEPLTPDVLARIETALVRADLSNLVRRQYACSIDEDNSTTQIFSELFISIKDLRETLLPGVNLTSNRWLFQHLTETLDKRMLALLSKTDRFTVSGDISFNVNVRTLLAPEFMAFDDNVSAGRRGSLIIELQKEDIFSDLGTYLFAREFLQNKGYRVCLDGLTFQTLDIIDRKRLGADMAKLFWTPEMAEKPEGRDKIKRLLDGASKSLVLCRCDSADAIEFGRSVGIELYQGRYIENLIAEDNRRRDLLKIKRRIEREAEGADGIELAPPPAAKGKGREK, encoded by the coding sequence ATGGCCAACGCCCCGCCCGCCGCCCGCCCCCAGGAAGCGCTGCTGCTCGAATACGTGCATCAGCTCGAAAAAATTCGCGACGGGCGCAAGATGCTGCACCTCCATCTCTCGCAGCTCAGGCCTTACAACCGCCGCGACACCCATCTGCGCACCGCCGCCGCCAACTTCGATCCGATCGTGCGCGCGGCCAACGGGCAGATTTTCCAGCTGCGCAACGGCGACATCTTCTTCTGCTACAAGAAGGACATCCAGGTTCAGGTCGACAACGTCGTCCAGCGCCTGCGCTACCTGTTCGGCGAGGACCCGCTGGTGTCGGAGGAGGGCGCCGAAGGCAAGGAATTCGCCACCATTCTCGACGCCGCCACCCAGTACGACGACATTCTCTACGCCGCCCGCACCGCCAACGAGGCCGAATCGAAGCGCGGCGGCGAGGAGAAAACCCGCGAGGACGCCCGTTCCCGCCTCAAGGCCCGGCAGGAAAAGGGCGAGCCGCTGACCCCCGACGTGCTCGCGCGCATCGAAACGGCGCTGGTGCGCGCCGATCTCTCCAACCTGGTGCGGCGCCAGTACGCCTGCTCGATCGACGAAGACAATTCGACGACCCAGATCTTCAGCGAGCTGTTCATCTCGATCAAGGACCTGCGCGAGACGCTGCTGCCGGGCGTCAACCTCACCTCCAACCGCTGGCTGTTCCAGCACCTGACCGAAACCCTGGACAAGCGCATGCTCGCGCTCTTGTCCAAGACCGACCGCTTCACGGTCAGCGGCGACATCAGCTTCAATGTCAACGTCCGCACGCTGCTCGCGCCCGAATTCATGGCGTTCGACGACAACGTTTCGGCCGGCCGCCGCGGCAGCCTGATCATCGAGCTGCAGAAGGAGGATATTTTCTCCGACCTCGGCACCTACCTGTTCGCGCGCGAGTTCCTGCAGAACAAGGGCTACCGCGTCTGCCTCGACGGGCTCACCTTCCAGACCCTCGACATCATCGACCGCAAGCGCCTCGGCGCCGACATGGCCAAGCTGTTCTGGACGCCGGAAATGGCCGAAAAGCCCGAAGGGCGCGACAAGATCAAGCGCCTGCTCGACGGCGCCAGCAAGTCCCTGGTGCTGTGCCGTTGCGATTCGGCCGACGCGATCGAGTTCGGCCGCTCGGTCGGCATCGAACTCTACCAGGGCCGCTACATCGAAAACCTGATCGCCGAAGACAACCGCCGGCGCGACCTGCTCAAGATCAAGCGCCGGATCGAGCGCGAGGCGGAAGGCGCGGACGGCATCGAACTCGCCCCGCCGCCCGCCGCCAAGGGCAAGGGCCGGGAAAAATAG